aatgaattcagctcattgtttcaaCTCTTTGggcagaaacacaagaaaaagaggaaagcgGAAGTCTTCAATTTCTCCGCTATTCACCTTATTCATGATCCTCAAGGTAGGCTCACCTCTCGTCTCCACTGCAGAAAATAATTTGTCgttttgtgctgcagtgtaCCGAAGTCTGAACTGTCAAATATCCCTTTTTACTCAGATTTCTCAGAGAAGCTCTTGAAGCAGTTGGAAGACTCTAAAGAGCGTTTCGAGGTGAAGATCATGATGATGGATCTCATATCCAGACTGGTTGGAATCCATGAGGTATTGATTCGTGTAattatctgctcattctgaatttgatgcagcaacatgtttcaaacaagttgggacaggagcagcaaaaaaCTGGGAGAGTtttggaacgctccaaaaacacctgtttggatcattccacaggtaaacaggttgattggtaacaggtgatagtatcatgattgggtatgaaaggggcatcctggagaggctcagtagttcacaagcgaggatggagcgaggttcaccattttttgaacacatgattgcataaaggatgttactacatgggctcaggaacactttgtaaaactgttgtagGTAAAcaagtttgtttgcagatgctTCATTCTGTTCCaacctttttttaatcagggtTGTGtaataaatactgtttttttttcagctcttcCTCTTCAATTTTTATCCCTTCATCCAGAGGTTTCTGCAGCCCCATCAAAGAGGTAAAAATAGCtcacagtaaaagaaaatgaaagtctGCTGAtaagacatgttttaaaaactCTTGTCTTTCTAGAGGTAACAAAGATTCTCCTGTGTGCTGCTCAGGCTTCCCATAAGCTCGTCCCACCAGATGTACGTTAAGAtctgcacatttattatttcattaccGTGAACTTAACTCTGGGATTCCAGTGTAACAGTTCTCGTACATTCCCTCTTGTGCAGATCATCGACCCTGTAATCATGACCATCGCCAACAACtttgtgacagacagaaactcCGGGGAGGTCATGACTGTGGGGTGAGTAGCAGCCTGGTCCACTTCCTGGTTTCAtctaaaatgtgaagaaaaaatgttcagaaataAATATCCACACAGATCTTTCTACTGTGCTGTGTTATAGTGTATTTTACCCCTTTTTGTACTCAAGTATCAATGCCATCAAGGAAGTGACGGCCCGCTGCCCGCTCGCCATCACAGAAGACCTGCTTCAGGACCTGGCTCAGTACAAAACCCACAAAGACAAGAGTGAGTGgctgcctgtttttctttctaacAGTTCTGCATGCACTAATTAGAGGACGAGTAGCATATGTATGCACTTATGTTCCCTCACAAAACAACACGCTTTTGCCTGTATTTGCCCTCAGATGTGATGATGTCTGCCAGAGGACTGATCCAGCTGTTCAGGAGTCTTAATCCACAGATGTTGCACAAGAAGGACAGGGTGAGCCAACTGAGCCAAAGCAACActtattaaaaactgaaatcatctctttgataataaataatagataTAGAGGTTCGATTATATGCAAATTATACAATTAAGAGTTTATAACCCCTGTGTGTGCTTTATAAACAGAGGAAACCTATAATACTGACAAAGCAGTACATTAGTATGTATATTGAAATGTAACTGTAATCCCTGCTACCTGTTGTCCAGGGGAGACCCACAGAGGCGTCAGCAGAGGCCAAGATCAAAGACTACGGAGAGCTTGAGGCGAAAGACTACATCCCCGGAGCTGAAgtcctggaggtggaggaggagaacaaagagggagaggaggacgaAGGTAAACAGCTATTCATAGGATTGGATCCCTGAGCTGATCTGTAAAGCAGAATCACGCTGTGTGATCAATATTAGGCTAATACGTATATTTTTCATATTGCACAACAGATGGCTGGGAGAGTGCCAGCATTAGTGATGACGAAGAAGACGGGGAGTGGGTGGACGTTCACCACTCGTCTGATGAAGACACGGGAGAAGTGGTGAGAGTGAAACTGCACTGCCCATGAAGCTGCCGGTGGCTCGTTGCGTGTTGGTGTTAATGTTGGCGTTCCTGTGTTTTCGTAAGGCGGAGAAGCTTCAGAGTATGCCCGTCGAGGAGAGAAAAGCCAGAGCGGCGGCGGTCAGCGGCAGCAGGCTCCTCACTCAAGACGACTTCAAGAAGATCCGTCTGGCCCAGATGGCCAAGGAGGTCGACGCTGCACCGGGCAAGGGCCAGAAGAGGAAGACTGTGGACAGCGACGACGAGCGCGACAGCAGGTTAGAAAGCTGTTTGAGCCCAGAGCTTCATTTACAGAGAGGAAGTTTCCGACAGAATGTTTTTTGtgaaactctttttttcccacaaatCTTTCAGAGGGGAGCTGCTGACCTTGAGGAATATTGAGAAACTGCACAAGAAACCAAAAGCAGACAAGGAAACGCGCCTGGCAACAGCGATGGTAAAACCTCACGCTAACTGTGGGCTGATTAGTATGCCGGGTTTACAGATTAGTTTATTGTAATGCCGTTATCCTGATAAAACAAGCCTTGTTATGTGGGGATAACGTGATAATCAACTTGTTACGGTTAACAAGAGGTTTTCCTCATATTATGTATGTGAGTGCCGTGTCAGCCGTGTATAGATGGCTTCTGAATCAAGGTGGAaggtcaaacacagcagaagttGCCCATGTAGGACACATCAAACCCATAGCGTACACATCACACAGCCTGTCTAGAGTCAGTGTCTTGCATCCCTGTAAttatttgtagcatttttgATTATTCAAATAGACATTGATTGATTTTCCGTCAAACATTTGTCTCGGCTCTAACGACGCGTTTGTCTTTCTAGGCGGGACGGACCGACCGGAAGGAGTTTGTGAAGAAGCGGACCAAGCTGAACCCACACGCCAGCACCAGCAacaaggagaagaggaggacgaagaaCTTCATGATGATGAGACACAGTCAGAACGTCCGAACCAAAGGCAAACGCTCCttcagagagaaacaggtgAGTCAGACCTGTCAGTCAGAAGGAGCTGCTGTATCTGACTCTTCATACGTTTGTTTGATTGAGTACGAAGGTGAAACGGTCTTCACATttcaactgaaaatattttgtgtttcctctccagctcGCTCTACGGGATGCACTCctgaaaaagaggaagcagcACAAGTAGGACACCTGGACATCGTGCTGTGTTTGCCTCACGCCGTCACCAACCTGAACTCTGACTGTGTCTAATAATATTGTACATCCTTCAAGTAGCCTGTAAAACTCATTTTATTCGTGTGTTATTTTCAGCCGATGAACTGCACACATTTACACTCTTCTAAAATAAACCAACTTTGATAATTGTGTGAAGGTTTCTTTGTAAGTAAAGGTCTCAATGAAGACGATATTCCTACTAAGAcattcacatgaacacagtttCATTCCTTCAGCCGCCTTCTTGAAAAGCTCAGTGCTGCAATATTTGCCTCTTGATATCCGTCTTTTGTGATGTTTAAAATTGGCTTGTTTCTCCTTCCAAacagaaatgtgggcttttgtttttgcatgcgTCACTACCCCAGTCGTGCATACTGTTTGCTagacaacacacagagctgactgCAAGAGATACACAGTCTGAATGGGCTGTATACATGTCCAAAGTATGCTCCTAAAACCAGAATAATACCAGCATATCCCATGTGTCTTAATCTGAAAATACCCCTTTTGGAATAAAGTGTAATTCAGAATATCCA
The Chelmon rostratus isolate fCheRos1 chromosome 19, fCheRos1.pri, whole genome shotgun sequence DNA segment above includes these coding regions:
- the sdad1 gene encoding protein SDA1 homolog, with product MSGRQNNKLPNNLPQLQNLIKRDPQSYVDEFLQQFRHYQSNVQIFKLQPDKPNKDLAELVMFLAQVGHCYLQHLSTFPQELSELLLSYHTVLEPDLRMTFCKALILLRNKDLIDPSGLLELFFELLRCHDKLLRKTLYTHIVTDIKNINAKHKNNKVNTTLQNFMYTMLRDSNPIAAKISLDVMVELYKRNIWNDAKTVNVITTACFSKVTKILVAGLKFFLGKDDDEKNESDSESETEGPSVRDLKVRYSTGKKTTKNKKKLEKAMKVLKKHKKKRKAEVFNFSAIHLIHDPQDFSEKLLKQLEDSKERFEVKIMMMDLISRLVGIHELFLFNFYPFIQRFLQPHQREVTKILLCAAQASHKLVPPDIIDPVIMTIANNFVTDRNSGEVMTVGINAIKEVTARCPLAITEDLLQDLAQYKTHKDKNVMMSARGLIQLFRSLNPQMLHKKDRGRPTEASAEAKIKDYGELEAKDYIPGAEVLEVEEENKEGEEDEDGWESASISDDEEDGEWVDVHHSSDEDTGEVAEKLQSMPVEERKARAAAVSGSRLLTQDDFKKIRLAQMAKEVDAAPGKGQKRKTVDSDDERDSRGELLTLRNIEKLHKKPKADKETRLATAMAGRTDRKEFVKKRTKLNPHASTSNKEKRRTKNFMMMRHSQNVRTKGKRSFREKQLALRDALLKKRKQHK